One Plasmodium vinckei vinckei genome assembly, chromosome: PVVCY_09 genomic region harbors:
- a CDS encoding ribosome assembly protein 4, putative translates to MENDTNTLTKEILIQFVNHENKSTGPVINVPLTITKENLDELINDLKKKSEDFTEDDSEDVNYSFMINDKLPLKNNLYESIKNNNISSEDILSIKYFPLNIFKVKKINNCNSTLPGHTNSILCLAFSPNSSHLATGSGDNTVRLWDINTQTPIATLKDHTDWVLSVLFSPDNKFLATTGMDKNVCIYDTHTGKLLNILTGHKKEVTTLCFEPLHLLKETNIKKNIHENKKQKKAEQELSNDKDNKITNGTENDHLGNVTNASHDDNPPEQSGEIQKEHEQKSKADKMKKRKKTEFENETETILETKSKECYYINSRLASAGKDGIIRINNILSNSVDKILTGHTNTITCILWSGINEKNSRIYSSSRDTTIKIWNVYNGTLIHDFKGHKHWVNTLSINSERILKNGIYNLDTIINKIDIENHINKSKNIYNNFLKNQSHEKLVSGSDDGTLHLIECLKNDKYKSTRLLGHQKPVIHTQFSPNGKFIASSSFDKSIRIWSGIDGTYLAVYRGHVGPAYKIAWSIDNNYIVSCSQDSTLKLWRINHLVPLLKKKEENTDQTKDDQKNDQKNEQKNEQKNEKEDNTQNNDQPNDGEDGEEKKKKKEKEKNDKAKSKIKTLLVDLPGHSDAVYAIDWSNDGKFVASGGKDKVLKIWSH, encoded by the coding sequence ATGGAAAATGATACAAATACATTAACAAAGGAAATTTTAATTCAGTTTGTAAACCATGAGAATAAAAGCACGGGACCTGTTATCAATGTCCCATTAACTAtaacaaaagaaaatttggatgaattaataaatgaccttaaaaaaaaaagtgaagaTTTTACTGAAGATGATTCAGAAGATGTTAATTATTCTTTTATGATTAATGATAAATTgccattaaaaaataatttatatgaatcaataaaaaataataatattagtagtgaagatatattatcaataaaatattttcctttaaacatttttaaagtcaaaaaaattaataattgtaaTTCTACATTGCCTGGTCATACAAATTCTATACTTTGTTTAGCTTTTAGCCCAAATAGTTCACATTTAGCTACCGGGTCAGGTGATAATACAGTTAGACTATGGGATATTAATACTCAAACTCCCATTGCTACTTTAAAAGATCATACTGATTGGGTATTAtctgttttattttcaccagataataaatttttagcAACAACTGGAAtggataaaaatgtttgtatatatgataCACACACTGggaaattattaaatatattaacaggTCATAAAAAAGAAGTCACCACCTTATGTTTTGAGCCATTGCATTTACTCAAAGAAACCaacatcaaaaaaaatattcatgaaaataaaaaacaaaaaaaagcagAGCAGGAACTATCAAATgataaagataataaaataacaaatgGGACCGAAAATGACCATCTTGGAAATGTAACAAATGCTTCCCATGATGATAATCCACCTGAACAGTCAGGTGAAATCCAGAAAGAACATGAACAAAAATCCAAAGCtgataaaatgaaaaaaaggaaaaaaacaGAATTTGAAAACGAAACAGAAACAATTTTAGAGACTAAATCAAAAGAGtgctattatataaatagtagATTAGCAAGTGCTGGAAAAGATGGTATTATaagaattaataatattcttaGCAATAGTgtagataaaatattaacaggTCATACAAATACTATAACATGTATATTATGGTCAggtataaatgaaaaaaacagCAGAATTTATAGTAGTTCAAGAGATACAACtattaaaatatggaaTGTATATAATGGTACATTAATTCACGATTTTAAAGGTCATAAACATTGGGTAAATACATTATCAATTAATTCTGAACggattttaaaaaatggcatatataatttagatactataataaataaaatagatatagaaaaccatattaataaaagtaaaaacatttataataattttttaaaaaatcaaagtCATGAAAAATTAGTAAGTGGATCCGATGATGGTACATTACATTTAATTgaatgtttaaaaaatgataaatacaAATCAACCAGATTATTAGGTCACCAAAAACCAGTTATACATACACAATTTTCTCCCAATGGAAAATTTATTGCTTCATCATCTTTTGATAAAAGTATAAGAATATGGTCAGGTATCGATGGAACTTATTTGGCTGTTTATCGAGGTCATGTCGGACCTGCTTATAAAATTGCTTGGTCaattgataataattatattgtttCATGCAGTCAAGATAGTACTTTGAAGTTATGGAGAATTAATCATTTAGTTcctcttttaaaaaaaaaggaagaaAATACTGACCAAACAAAAGATGACCAAAAAAATGaccaaaaaaatgaacaaaaaaatgaacaaaaaaacgaaaaagaAGATAACACCCAAAATAACGATCAACCAAATGATGGAGAAGATggtgaagaaaaaaaaaaaaaaaaagaaaaagaaaaaaatgataaagcaaaaagtaaaataaaaacattacTTGTAGATTTACCAGGTCATTCAGATGCTGTATATGCCATTGATTGGTCAAATGATGGAAAATTTGTGGCATCTGGGGGAAAAGAtaaagttttaaaaatatggtcTCATTAA